The Homo sapiens chromosome 5, GRCh38.p14 Primary Assembly genome includes a window with the following:
- the CHD1 gene encoding chromodomain-helicase-DNA-binding protein 1 isoform X6, producing MNGHSDEESVRNSSGESSQSDDDSGSASGSGSGSSSGSSSDGSSSQSGSSDSDSGSESGSQSESESDTSRENKVQAKPPKVDGAEFWKSSPSILAVQRSAILKKQQQQQQQQQHQASSNSGSEEDSSSSEDSDDSSSEVKRKKHKDEDWQMSGSGSPSQSGSDSESEEEREKSSCDETESDYEPKNKVKSRKPQNRSKSKNGKKILGQKKRQIDSSEEDDDEEDYDNDKRSSRRQATVNVSYKEDEEMKTDSDDLLEVCGEDVPQPEEEEFETIERFMDCRIGRKGATGATTTIYAVEADGDPNAGFEKNKEPGEIQYLIKWKGWSHIHNTWETEETLKQQNVRGMKKLDNYKKKDQETKRWLKNASPEDVEYYNCQQELTDDLHKQYQIVERIIAHSNQKSAAGYPDYYCKWQGLPYSECSWEDGALISKKFQACIDEYFSRNQSKTTPFKDCKVLKQRPRFVALKKQPSYIGGHEGLELRDYQLNGLNWLAHSWCKGNSCILADEMGLGKTIQTISFLNYLFHEHQLYGPFLLVVPLSTLTSWQREIQTWASQMNAVVYLGDINSRNMIRTHEWTHHQTKRLKFNILLTTYEILLKDKAFLGGLNWAFIGVDEAHRLKNDDSLLYKTLIDFKSNHRLLITGTPLQNSLKELWSLLHFIMPEKFSSWEDFEEEHGKGREYGYASLHKELEPFLLRRVKKDVEKSLPAKVEQILRMEMSALQKQYYKWILTRNYKALSKGSKGSTSGFLNIMMELKKCCNHCYLIKPPDNNEFYNKQEALQHLIRSSGKLILLDKLLIRLRERGNRVLIFSQMVRMLDILAEYLKYRQFPFQRLDGSIKGELRKQALDHFNAEGSEDFCFLLSTRAGGLGINLASADTVVIFDSDWNPQNDLQAQARAHRIGQKKQVNIYRLVTKGSVEEDILERAKKKMVLDHLVIQRMDTTGKTVLHTGSAPSSSTPFNKEELSAILKFGAEELFKEPEGEEQEPQEMDIDEILKRAETHENEPGPLTVGDELLSQFKVANFSNMDEDDIELEPERNSKNWEEIIPEDQRRRLEEEERQKELEEIYMLPRMRNCAKQVYQEL from the exons TTTTGGAAATCTAGTCCTAGTATTCTGGCCGTTCAGAGATCTGCAATCCTCAagaagcagcaacagcagcagcagcaacaacaacatcaaGCCTCATCTAATAGCGGATCAGAAGAG GATTCCTCTAGCAGTGAAGATTCCGATGACTCATCAAGTGAGGTCAAAAGGAAAAAGCATAAAGA TGAAGATTGGCAAATGTCTGGGTCAGGATCTCCATCTCAGTCTGGTTCAGATTCAGAAtctgaagaagagagagagaaaagcagttGTGATGAAACAGAATCTGATTATGAGccaaaaaacaaagtcaaaagcaGAAAACCTCAAAATAG ATCTAagtcaaaaaatggaaagaagattCTTggacaaaaaaagagacagattGATTCATCTGAGGAGGATGATGATGAAGAAGATTATGATAATGATAAAAGAAGTTCTCGTCGCCAAGCAACTGTTAATGTTAGCTATAAGGaggatgaagaaatgaaaacagattctgaTGACCTACTGGAAGTCTGTGGAGAGGATGTTCCTCAACCTGAGGAAGAGGAATTTGAAACCATAGAAAGATTTATGGATTGTCGGATTGGGAGAAAAggag CTACTGGTGCTACTACAACCATCTATGCAGTTGAAGCAGATGGTGACCCAAATGCAGgctttgaaaaaaacaaagaaccaggAGAGATTCAGTATTTAATTAAATGGAAAGGATGGTCCCATATCCACAACACTTGGGAGACAGAAGAAACCCTCAAGCAGCAGAATGTTAGAGGAATGAAAAAATTggataattataagaaaaaagatcAGGAAACAAAAAGATG GTTGAAAAATGCCTCTCCAGAAGATGTGGAATATTATAATTGCCAGCAAGAACTTACAGATGATCTACATAAACAGTATCAAATAGTGGAACGTATAATTG CTCATTCCAATCAAAAGTCAGCAGCTGGTTATCCTGATTATTACTGCAAATGGCAGGGCCTTCCATACTCAGAGTGCAGCTGGGAAGATGGAGCTCTCATTTCCAAAAAGTTTCAAGCATGCATTGATGAGTATTTTAGCAGGAACCAATCAAAAACCACTCCTTTTAAAGATTGCAAA GTATTAAAACAAAGGCCAAGGTTTGTAGCCCTGAAGAAGCAGCCATCCTATATTGGAGGACATGAGGGCTTAGAATTAAGAGATTATCAACTGAATGGTTTAAATTGGCTTGCTCATTCTTGGTGCAA aGGAAATAGTTGCATACTCGCTGATGAAATGGGCCTTGGAAAAACAATACAGACGATCtcatttctgaattatttgtttCATGAACATCAATTATATGGACCTTTTTTATTGGTAGTACCGCTCTCCACTCTTACTTCCTGGCAAAGGGAAATTCAGACTTGGGCTTCTCAAATGAATGCTGTGGTTTATTTAGGTGACATTAACAGCAGAAACATG ATAAGAACTCATGAATGGACGCATCATCAGACCAAACggttaaaatttaatatattgttaacaacttatgaaattttattaaaagataag gcATTCCTTGGAGGTCTAAATTGGGCATTTATAGGTGTTGATGAAGCACACCGATTAAAGAATGATGACTCCCTTCTGTATAAAACTTTAATAGATTTTAAATCCAATCATCGTCTCCTTATCACTGGAACTCCTCTACAGAATTCCCTCAAAGAGCTCTGGTCTTTGCTACATTTCATTATGCCAGAAAA gtTTTCTTCCTGGGAAGATTTTGAAGAAGAACATGGCAAAGGGAGAGAATATGGTTATGCAAGCCTTCACAAGGAGCTTGAGCCATTTCTGTTACGCCGAGTTaagaaagatgtggaaaaatcTCTTCCTGCCAAGGTTGAGCAGATTTTAAGAATGGAAATGAGTGCTTTACAGAAACAATATTACAA atggattttAACTAGGAATTACAAAGCCCTCAGCAAAGGTTCCAAGGGCAGTACCTCAGGCTTTTTGAACATTATGATGGAGCTAAAGAAATGTTGTAACCATTGCTACCTCATTAAACCACCAGATAATAATGAATTCTATAATAAACAGGAGGCCTTAcaa CACTTAATTCGTAGTAGCGGAAAATTGATTCTTCTTGACAAGCTATTAATTCGCCTAAGAGAACGAGGCAATCGAGTTCTTATTTTTTCACAAATGGTGCGGATGTTAGATATACTTGCAGAATATTTGAAATATCGTCAATTCCCCTTTCAA aGATTAGATGGATCAATAAAAGGAGAACTGAGGAAACAAGCTCTAGATCATTTTAATGCTGAGGGATCAGAG gatttttgctttttgctgtCCACAAGAGCTGGAGGTCTAGGGATTAATTTAGCCTCTGCTGACACTGTTGTTATATTTGATTCCGATTGGAATCCACAGAATGATCTTCAGGCACAGGCTAGAGCCCATCGAATTGGGCAAAAGAAacag GTGAATATTTATCGTCTAGTTACAAAGGGATCAGTTGAAGAAGATATTCTTGAAAGGGCGAAAAAGAAGATGGTTTTAGATCATCTTGTAATTCAAAGAATGGACACAACTGGGAAGACAGTACTACATACAGGTTCTGCCCCATCAAG tTCTACTCCTTTCAATAAAGAAGAGTTATCAGCCATTTTAAAGTTTGGTGCTGAAGAACTTTTTAAGGAacctgaaggagaagaacaagagccccag GAAATGGATATAGATGAAATCTTGAAGAGAGCTGAAACTCATGAAAATGAACCAGGTCCTTTAACTGTAGGAGATGAATTGCTTTCCCAGTTCAAG GTTGCCAACTTCTCAAATATGGATGAGGATGACATTGAGTTGGAACCtgaaagaaattcaaagaattgGGAGGAAATTATTCCAGAAGATCAAAGAAGACgattagaagaagaagaaagacaaaaggaaCTTGAAGAAATTTATATGCTCCCAAGAATGAGAAATTGTGCAAAACAG